GGAACAGGCGGCTTGATCAATGGCATTATTGCGGGCTGGAGCGTCCCGTCATCTCCCGCGCCATTTCGGTGGCGTAGCTGTCGGTCATGCCGGCGATAAAGTCGATCATGCGCAGGAACGATGCGTGCAGCGGCCATGCCGGGTCCGGAGCGTTGTTGCCGAGCAGATCGAGAATACGTCGGTTCTTGAAGGACGGTGTGCGGCCACCGTGCTGCTCCAGAGCCGCCCCACAAAAGGCGTTCAGGAGAATTTCGAGGGTGGTGTAGGCGCCGATCTCGTGCAGGGTCTTGCGCTTGTCCTGGAAGATTTTCTTGCGCGCCATGTCTTTGGCATCCAGCACGCAGCGCTTGGCCGGGCCGTGCATGTGCTCCACCAGGTCGCCGGGCAGGGTACCGGCCAGCAAGGCATCCTGCTGTTCGACGAAGGCCCGTGCGGCGGCGTTGGTCAAGTGCTCGATGGCCTTGCCGCGCAGGATCGCCAGCTTGCGTCGGCGCGAGTCCTGGGCACCGAGTTGGCGATAGGTCTGCGGCAAGTCATCGCCGACCAGGTCGAGCAACAGCGATTCGACTTCGGCGTATTCCAGCAACTCCATTTCCAGGCCATCTTCCAGGTCGATCAAGGCGTAGCAGATGTCATCCGCCGCCTCCATCAGATAAACCAGCGGATGGCGGGCCCAGCGTTGTTCTTCGAGTTGCGGCAGACCCAACTTGTGGGCGATCTGTTCCAGGATCGGCAGCTCGCTCTGGTAACAGCCGAACTTGTGTTTTTTATAGCCCAGGGAGTCGGCGTGGCGGGCGGTCCAGGGGTATTTCAAGTAAGTGCCCAGGGTTGCGAAGGTCAGTCGCGTACCGCCGTCGAACTGGTGGTACTCCAACTGGGTCAGCACCCGGAAGCCTTGGGCGTTGCCCTCGAAATTGAGGAAGTCATTGCGCTCGGCGCTGCTCATGTCATCCAGCCAGCCGCGCCCCGCCGCCTGTTGGAACCAGTGGCGGATGGCATCTTCGCCAGAGTGGCCGAATGGCGGGTTGCCGATGTCGTGGGCCAGGCAGGCCGACTGCACCACCATGCCCAGGTCGCTCGGGTCGCACCAGTCGGGCAAGGCGCTGCGCAGGGTTTCGCCGACGCGCATACCCAGGGAGCGGCCCACGCAACTGACTTCCAGGGAGTGGGTCAGGCGCGTGTGGATATGGTCGTTACTCGACACCGGGTGCACTTGGGTCTTGCGGCCCAGGCGGCGGAACGCACCGGAGAAGATGATGCGGTCATGGTCTTTGTGGAACGGGCTGCGGCCAAGTTCTTCCGGGCTGTGCAGGGGCTTTCCAAGACGTTCGCGGGTAAGCAGGGTGGGCCAATCCAAGGCGGGTACTCTCCGTGCGGTGAATGACCCTCCCAGCTTCCCGTTTCCGCCTTGGCGGGGCAAGCGAAAATCTACAACCCGGCCGCATCGATATCGATTAACAGCAAGCGCTGACCGTTGTCGAAGAATTGTCCGGCGGTGAGGCAGTACTGGTTAGTGGTGGCATCGCGGTAGGTCGAGGACAGGGTGAGGCGTCGTTCGTCCCAGCCCTCGGCCAGCAGGTGATAAAAATACGGGCGCCACGACCAGTTGTGGCCCAGGTAGCGGCTGTCGGCTTGCCAGGCATCCTGGCGCCATTCGAAGTTGGGCGTGAGTTGCGTGCCATGCCGGTCGCACTGGTAGAAACGCAGCAGCCAAGGAAAGTCTGGTAGTTGTGGCAAAAGGGACAGTGGCGCGTGGCCCAGGGCCCAGCTCTGCAGTATTTTCATCAACTCGGCCAATTGCTGGCGCAGTTGCATGATGCGTCCGCGTTCTGCCAGTTTCTGCTGGACGTACACGCTGCGCAGTTGAGCAAAACGGGGCACGAAGGCTTCGGCGGCGAACCAGTCCAACTGCGCCTGGGCAAATAGATAGCCCTGCACATACCGCGAACCGCATTCCAGGGCGAAGCTCAGTTGCGCCTCGGTTTCAACGCCTTCGGCGATAATCCAGCA
The genomic region above belongs to Pseudomonas sp. S35 and contains:
- a CDS encoding EAL domain-containing protein; this translates as MIDGQPLACFQPFIDTATGRIAGVEALGRLRQADGRLQSVGPLFADPRTPGVTLRRLDRQIRDNALSRLHEAPDDWFLSLNISPRWINRLRPGQALPSLKQIDSHGVDPQRIVFEITELGGDIQRLADVVARYREAGARIAIDDFGAGYSQLDRVLALQPDILKLDMRLFQEAARGGPSSDVVRALAQMAEKTGCWIIAEGVETEAQLSFALECGSRYVQGYLFAQAQLDWFAAEAFVPRFAQLRSVYVQQKLAERGRIMQLRQQLAELMKILQSWALGHAPLSLLPQLPDFPWLLRFYQCDRHGTQLTPNFEWRQDAWQADSRYLGHNWSWRPYFYHLLAEGWDERRLTLSSTYRDATTNQYCLTAGQFFDNGQRLLLIDIDAAGL
- a CDS encoding deoxyguanosinetriphosphate triphosphohydrolase, which gives rise to MDWPTLLTRERLGKPLHSPEELGRSPFHKDHDRIIFSGAFRRLGRKTQVHPVSSNDHIHTRLTHSLEVSCVGRSLGMRVGETLRSALPDWCDPSDLGMVVQSACLAHDIGNPPFGHSGEDAIRHWFQQAAGRGWLDDMSSAERNDFLNFEGNAQGFRVLTQLEYHQFDGGTRLTFATLGTYLKYPWTARHADSLGYKKHKFGCYQSELPILEQIAHKLGLPQLEEQRWARHPLVYLMEAADDICYALIDLEDGLEMELLEYAEVESLLLDLVGDDLPQTYRQLGAQDSRRRKLAILRGKAIEHLTNAAARAFVEQQDALLAGTLPGDLVEHMHGPAKRCVLDAKDMARKKIFQDKRKTLHEIGAYTTLEILLNAFCGAALEQHGGRTPSFKNRRILDLLGNNAPDPAWPLHASFLRMIDFIAGMTDSYATEMAREMTGRSSPQ